A single region of the Brachypodium distachyon strain Bd21 chromosome 3, Brachypodium_distachyon_v3.0, whole genome shotgun sequence genome encodes:
- the LOC100842666 gene encoding putative pentatricopeptide repeat-containing protein At1g13630 isoform X1 — MRFRPRLPLRLLLPHVRRRPPLPFAPLPRPISSYPSSAAVAATDSEEDAVVARDALLAPPRAGGAGGRFGEDKEEIERRASIAVRMNLCYELLQQRRWREMRGALAQMVTEQGSGSAAILCDILRNGFRECDPSSIMWDALANSYARAQMIHDALYVLSKMNSLNMQISVSTYDSLLYGLRMTDMALELFEEMEAYGISKSEYSHSIIIDGLCKQDKVGEALSFLQEARKGERFKPLGMSFNVLMSALCNWGFIQPAKSFLCLMLKYGLNPDRYTYSTLIHGLCKIGFLDEAVDLFERVTEEGMKLETVTYNSLINGYRLLGLTREVPKIIQFMRYQGIEPDIVTYTILIAGHCESGDVEEGMKIRNDILDQGLQLNIVTYSVLLNALFKKGLVHEAENLLGEIHSIGLDMDIIAYSILIHGYCKLGEIERALEVCDVMCCSQKVVPTSLNHLSILVGLCKKGLLVEARWYLENVAVKYQPGDVVLYNVVIDGYAKIGDISNAVGLYDQIVIAGMFPTIVTCNSILYGYCKCGDLQAAESYFRAIQISSLLPTMVTYTTLMDALSEAGKVNTMLSILYEMVEKGIKPNAITYSVVIKGLCKELRFHDAIHFLDNMHGEGVNADPVTYNTLIQGFCEVQDIQMAFHIHDRMVYCGIVPTPVTYNFLINVLCLKGQVIQAEYLLESLRERGIELRKFAYTTLIKAECAKGMPYEAISLFGKLLDDGFETTVKDFSAAINRLCKRKFAKEAVMFIPFMLSAGVFPDTQVYYVLVRALQKRKELFYLPLLHALAVKTGI; from the exons ATGCGCTTCCGACCACGCCTCCCCCTGCGCCTCCTCTTGCCTCATGTCCGGCGCCGTCCTCCGCTACCCTTTGCACCTCTGCCTAGGCCCATATCCTCCTAtccctcctcggcggcggtggcggcaacGGATTCcgaggaggatgcggttgTTGCCAGGGACGCACTACTagcacctcctcgtgccgGCGGGGCAGGAGGCAGGTTTGGGGAGGACAAGGAAGAGATCGAGAGGAGGGCCTCGATCGCCGTGCGGATGAACCTCTGCTATGAACTGCTGCAACAGAGGAGGTGGCGGGAGATGCGGGGCGCCTTGGCGCAGATGGTCACCGAACAAG GATCTGGGTCTGCGGCGATTCTCTGTGATATATTGCGGAATGGATTCAGAGAATGCGATCCCAGTAGTATTATGTGGGATGCTCTTGCAAATAGTTATGCAAGAGCTCAGATGATTCATGATGCTCTTTACGTTCTAAGTAAAATGAACAGCCTAAACATGCAAATCTCGGTGTCCACCTACGATAGTTTATTGTATGGCCTAAGAATGACGGACATGGCATTGGAGCTTTTTGAAGAAATGGAGGCATATGGTATCTCCAAGAGTGAATATTCGCATAGCATTATCATCGATGGCCTTTGCAAGCAAGATAAAGTTGGAGAGGCTTTATCTTTCCTTCAGGAGGCAAGAAAAGGGGAAAGGTTTAAACCATTGGGAATGTCCTTCAACGTTCTGATGTCTGCATTATGTAATTGGGGGTTTATTCAGCCTGCAAAATCATTTTTATGTCTGATGCTCAAGTACGGATTAAACCCTGACAGGTATACCTATTCTACTCTTATACATGGTCTGTGTAAAATAGGTTTCTTGGATGAAGCAGTGGATCTTTTTGAGAGAGTGACCGAAGAAGGAATGAAACTTGAGACTGTCACGTACAACAGCCTTATTAATGGTTACCGCTTGCTTGGTTTGACAAGAGAAGTTCCAAAAATAATTCAGTTTATGAGATACCAAGGCATTGAACCTGACATTGTTACTTATACTATACTTATTGCTGGTCACTGTGAAAGTGGTGATGTTGAAGAAGGCATGAAGATAAGAAACGACATCCTTGACCAAGGGCTGCAGTTGAATATTGTCACATACAGTGTCCTTCTCAATGCTCTCTTCAAAAAGGGTTTGGTCCATGAGGCTGAAAACTTACTTGGTGAGATACACAGTATTGGTCTAGATATGGATATCATTGCATATTCCATCCTCATCCATGGGTACTGCAAGCTAGGAGAAATTGAAAGGGCGCTAGAAGTTTGTGATGTTATGTGCTGTTCCCAGAAGGTGGTGCCAACCTCACTGAACCATTTGTCCATTCTTGTAGGACTTTGCAAGAAAGGACTGCTAGTTGAAGCAAGATGGTATTTGGAAAATGTAGCTGTCAAATATCAGCCAGGTGATGTAGTGCTCTATAATGTAGTTATCGATGGTTATGCAAAGATTGGTGATATTAGTAATGCTGTTGGTCTGTATGATCAGATTGTTATAGCTGGTATGTTCCCAACCATTGTCACATGTAATTCTATCCTATATGGGTATTGCAAATGTGGGGATTTACAAGCAGCCGAGAGCTATTTTAGGGCTATTCAGATAAGTAGTCTGCTGCCAACAATGGTAACATACACTACCTTGATGGATGCACTCTCTGAAGCTGGAAAAGTTAACACTATGCTCAGTATTTTATATGAAATGGTGGAAAAGGGGATCAAGCCAAATGCTATAACTTATAGTGTTGTTATTAAGGGACTTTGTAAGGAGCTCAGATTCCATGATGCTATCCATTTTCTTGATAATATGCATGGAGAAGGTGTTAATGCGGACCCAGTAACTTACAATACACTTATACAAGGTTTTTGCGAAGTGCAGGACATTCAGATGGCTTTCCACATACATGATCGTATGGTGTACTGTGGTATAGTGCCGACACCTGTTACTTATAACTTTCTTATTAATGTGCTATGCTTGAAGGGGCAAGTCATTCAAGCAGAATATCTATTGGAATCCCTCAGAGAAAGGGGTATTGAGTTGAGAAAATTTGCATATACAACACTCATCAAAGCTGAGTGTGCAAAAGGAATGCCTTACGAGGCCATTTCATTATTTGGGAAGCTTCTAGATGACGGGTTTGAGACTACTGTTAAAGATTTCAGTGCTGCAATAAATCGACTTTGCAAAAGGAAATTTGCTAAAGAAGCTGTTATGTTCATCCCATTTATGTTATCTGCTGGCGTTTTCCCAGACACTCAAGTTTATTATGTGCTTGTCAGAGCTCtccagaaaaggaaagagcTTTTCTATCTACCCCTACTGCATGCACTTGCTGTTAAAACTGGTATTTAG
- the LOC100842666 gene encoding putative pentatricopeptide repeat-containing protein At1g13630 isoform X2, protein MRFRPRLPLRLLLPHVRRRPPLPFAPLPRPISSYPSSAAVAATDSEEDAVVARDALLAPPRAGGAGGRFGEDKEEIERRASIAVRMNLCYELLQQRRWREMRGALAQMVTEQGSGSAAILCDILRNGFRECDPSSIMWDALANSYARAQMIHDALYVLSKMNSLNMQISVSTYDSLLYGLRMTDMALELFEEMEAYGISKSEYSHSIIIDGLCKQDKVGEALSFLQEARKGERFKPLGMSFNVLMSALCNWGFIQPAKSFLCLMLKYGLNPDRYTYSTLIHGLCKIGFLDEAVDLFERVTEEGMKLETVTYNSLINGYRLLGLTREVPKIIQFMRYQGIEPDIVTYTILIAGHCESGDVEEGMKIRNDILDQGLQLNIVTYSVLLNALFKKGLVHEAENLLGLCKKGLLVEARWYLENVAVKYQPGDVVLYNVVIDGYAKIGDISNAVGLYDQIVIAGMFPTIVTCNSILYGYCKCGDLQAAESYFRAIQISSLLPTMVTYTTLMDALSEAGKVNTMLSILYEMVEKGIKPNAITYSVVIKGLCKELRFHDAIHFLDNMHGEGVNADPVTYNTLIQGFCEVQDIQMAFHIHDRMVYCGIVPTPVTYNFLINVLCLKGQVIQAEYLLESLRERGIELRKFAYTTLIKAECAKGMPYEAISLFGKLLDDGFETTVKDFSAAINRLCKRKFAKEAVMFIPFMLSAGVFPDTQVYYVLVRALQKRKELFYLPLLHALAVKTGI, encoded by the exons ATGCGCTTCCGACCACGCCTCCCCCTGCGCCTCCTCTTGCCTCATGTCCGGCGCCGTCCTCCGCTACCCTTTGCACCTCTGCCTAGGCCCATATCCTCCTAtccctcctcggcggcggtggcggcaacGGATTCcgaggaggatgcggttgTTGCCAGGGACGCACTACTagcacctcctcgtgccgGCGGGGCAGGAGGCAGGTTTGGGGAGGACAAGGAAGAGATCGAGAGGAGGGCCTCGATCGCCGTGCGGATGAACCTCTGCTATGAACTGCTGCAACAGAGGAGGTGGCGGGAGATGCGGGGCGCCTTGGCGCAGATGGTCACCGAACAAG GATCTGGGTCTGCGGCGATTCTCTGTGATATATTGCGGAATGGATTCAGAGAATGCGATCCCAGTAGTATTATGTGGGATGCTCTTGCAAATAGTTATGCAAGAGCTCAGATGATTCATGATGCTCTTTACGTTCTAAGTAAAATGAACAGCCTAAACATGCAAATCTCGGTGTCCACCTACGATAGTTTATTGTATGGCCTAAGAATGACGGACATGGCATTGGAGCTTTTTGAAGAAATGGAGGCATATGGTATCTCCAAGAGTGAATATTCGCATAGCATTATCATCGATGGCCTTTGCAAGCAAGATAAAGTTGGAGAGGCTTTATCTTTCCTTCAGGAGGCAAGAAAAGGGGAAAGGTTTAAACCATTGGGAATGTCCTTCAACGTTCTGATGTCTGCATTATGTAATTGGGGGTTTATTCAGCCTGCAAAATCATTTTTATGTCTGATGCTCAAGTACGGATTAAACCCTGACAGGTATACCTATTCTACTCTTATACATGGTCTGTGTAAAATAGGTTTCTTGGATGAAGCAGTGGATCTTTTTGAGAGAGTGACCGAAGAAGGAATGAAACTTGAGACTGTCACGTACAACAGCCTTATTAATGGTTACCGCTTGCTTGGTTTGACAAGAGAAGTTCCAAAAATAATTCAGTTTATGAGATACCAAGGCATTGAACCTGACATTGTTACTTATACTATACTTATTGCTGGTCACTGTGAAAGTGGTGATGTTGAAGAAGGCATGAAGATAAGAAACGACATCCTTGACCAAGGGCTGCAGTTGAATATTGTCACATACAGTGTCCTTCTCAATGCTCTCTTCAAAAAGGGTTTGGTCCATGAGGCTGAAAACTTACTTG GACTTTGCAAGAAAGGACTGCTAGTTGAAGCAAGATGGTATTTGGAAAATGTAGCTGTCAAATATCAGCCAGGTGATGTAGTGCTCTATAATGTAGTTATCGATGGTTATGCAAAGATTGGTGATATTAGTAATGCTGTTGGTCTGTATGATCAGATTGTTATAGCTGGTATGTTCCCAACCATTGTCACATGTAATTCTATCCTATATGGGTATTGCAAATGTGGGGATTTACAAGCAGCCGAGAGCTATTTTAGGGCTATTCAGATAAGTAGTCTGCTGCCAACAATGGTAACATACACTACCTTGATGGATGCACTCTCTGAAGCTGGAAAAGTTAACACTATGCTCAGTATTTTATATGAAATGGTGGAAAAGGGGATCAAGCCAAATGCTATAACTTATAGTGTTGTTATTAAGGGACTTTGTAAGGAGCTCAGATTCCATGATGCTATCCATTTTCTTGATAATATGCATGGAGAAGGTGTTAATGCGGACCCAGTAACTTACAATACACTTATACAAGGTTTTTGCGAAGTGCAGGACATTCAGATGGCTTTCCACATACATGATCGTATGGTGTACTGTGGTATAGTGCCGACACCTGTTACTTATAACTTTCTTATTAATGTGCTATGCTTGAAGGGGCAAGTCATTCAAGCAGAATATCTATTGGAATCCCTCAGAGAAAGGGGTATTGAGTTGAGAAAATTTGCATATACAACACTCATCAAAGCTGAGTGTGCAAAAGGAATGCCTTACGAGGCCATTTCATTATTTGGGAAGCTTCTAGATGACGGGTTTGAGACTACTGTTAAAGATTTCAGTGCTGCAATAAATCGACTTTGCAAAAGGAAATTTGCTAAAGAAGCTGTTATGTTCATCCCATTTATGTTATCTGCTGGCGTTTTCCCAGACACTCAAGTTTATTATGTGCTTGTCAGAGCTCtccagaaaaggaaagagcTTTTCTATCTACCCCTACTGCATGCACTTGCTGTTAAAACTGGTATTTAG